The genomic region TTGTCCAGCATCTCGGCGTCGAACTCAATGTCTGGGTACTCCTTGGAGATGTCGCGGGCGAGGTTCAAGAAGAGACCGTCGGACATCTTCATGATGGTGGCCTTGTGCACCACGCGGACCTTCTTGCGACCAATGTCCTGGGCGTGCTGGAATGCATATCGTAGTACACGCTCGGAAGCCTCTTTCGTGATGAGCTTGATCGATTGAACGACACCGTCCACCACCACGTGCTCGATACCGGAGTATTCGCCCTCGGTGTTCTCACGAATCAGGACTGTGTCGACGTTGTCGTAGGGAGTCTTGTAGCCTGCGATACTCTTGCAAGGTCGGACGTTGGCGAAAAGGTTGAATGTCCTTCGGAGGGTCAGGTTGAGCGAGACGTGACCCTTGCCGATGGGTGTTGCGAGGGGACCCTTGAGCGCGACCAAGTTGCGGCTGATGCTGTCAATCGCGCTGTCTGGGATGACGGTCTTGCCGTCTTTGAGTTGTGGAGTGACATCGACTGGCTCCCACTTGATGGGTACATTCGCGGCGTTGTAGATGTCCTTGACCGATTGCGCGATCTCTGGACCGATACCGTCTCCCTCAATCAGCGATACTGTGTACTTGCCCTGTTGTGGTATGACATGTCAGGATCTGCTCTTCCTTCTGTTTATCGATGGCGCTCGAGTTTGTTGCACGTACATCGCTGCCCTTCTGGCCCTTGAACTGGGCGACCTTCTCATCTGCTGGCGTCGCATATCCTCGCGCCTGGTACTGTGTGTCCGCAATCAGCTTCCCGCCGTATCAATCTCCCCGACACTGGCGGGCGGCCTTACTTGCACGAATGCGGGCCTCTGGATCTGCTTCAGGCATTGCCGCGCTGCTGGCGCGGCCCTCAAGCCACGGGCCAGCATCTTGGTGGATCGCAACGGTATCGCTCGGAGGAGGGAGTGTCGCCGGCGACTGGATCGTAGTTCGTGAGGGCGTGAAAGTATGGTATGGTAGTGTCGCGCGGGAGATGTCGGTGGTAAAAGGCGGGCGGAAAGGTTCTCTTGGAGCTCTGTTCCGGCTGCGGCTAGCCTAGCGTCGTTCGGCAGCCGGATGGCAGGGATCGTTCGCGTGTCGGATCATAAGACGGCAGTGTCACATGAAAGTGCATGTGGTACTGTAGTGCTCATGCAGCAGTGACGATTGACTTCCTACCGCTGACAATGCGCATCGTGCATTGCCATCACTCTACACACAACCCATAGCTTCGCTCCCGCGCGAACCACTCCGCAGCATGCCCATCACCGCCGACCAGGAACGGGAGCTCCTCAATCGCTACAAGCTCACGACTCTCTACCCAAACGAATGGCCTCACCAgaacgacgacgacgacgacgacgacgatgaTGATGACTCCTCTGAAAGCGACACCGATACCAAGCGCAGCCGACGCGGATCCAAGTACTCGAAAATCGACAGTCACGCGAGTTTGAAGAGCAGCATCACCTCACGCAGCGCTCCCAGCAATGATGTTGGTGTTCAGAAG from Fulvia fulva chromosome 2, complete sequence harbors:
- a CDS encoding Isocitrate dehydrogenase [NAD] subunit 2, mitochondrial: MLARGLRAAPAARQCLKQIQRPAFVQYQARGYATPADEKVAQFKGQKGSDGKYTVSLIEGDGIGPEIAQSVKDIYNAANVPIKWEPVDVTPQLKDGKTVIPDSAIDSISRNLVALKGPLATPIGKGHVSLNLTLRRTFNLFANVRPCKSIAGYKTPYDNVDTVLIRENTEGEYSGIEHVVVDGVVQSIKLITKEASERVLRYAFQHAQDIGRKKVRVVHKATIMKMSDGLFLNLARDISKEYPDIEFDAEMLDNTCLKVVTDPTPYNDKVLVMPNLYGDILSDMCAGLIGGLGLTPSGNIGDECSIFEAVHGSAPDIAGKGLANPTALLLSSIMMLQHMGLTREASNIQHAIFKTLEEGKALTGDLGGKAKTHEYADAVIKNLT